A genomic region of Marinobacter sp. NP-4(2019) contains the following coding sequences:
- a CDS encoding histone deacetylase family protein, with protein MKAFFHPAQDQHIPKTYFTRGQMRQPQEVPDRTGQMLDGLKAMGVPVLQPADQGAGPISKVHDLGYLRFLESAHRRWMEIPEDWGEEVMSNIFVRSPNAMKGILAEAARYLADGSCPIGANTWSAAYWSAQTALGAADALIAGERISYAVCRPPGHHARKDAAGGFCYLNNAAIAAEHMKSRFPRLVILDTDMHHGQGIQEIFYDRSDVLYISIHGDPTNFYPVVSGFENECGEGEGYGYNINMPMPHGSSEEDFFRKLDEALTAIRLFQPDALVLTLGFDIYKDDPQAKVSVSSEGFSRIGTHIRQTGLPTLVVQEGGYDLETLSTNVQQFFKGIEG; from the coding sequence ATGAAAGCTTTTTTTCACCCTGCACAGGACCAGCATATTCCCAAGACCTACTTTACCCGTGGTCAGATGCGCCAGCCCCAGGAAGTGCCCGATCGCACCGGTCAGATGTTGGATGGCCTGAAAGCCATGGGGGTTCCGGTATTGCAGCCGGCGGACCAGGGCGCGGGGCCGATCTCCAAAGTGCACGATCTCGGCTACCTGAGATTCCTGGAATCTGCTCACCGGCGCTGGATGGAGATTCCCGAAGACTGGGGCGAGGAGGTCATGTCCAACATCTTTGTGCGCTCACCCAATGCCATGAAAGGTATTCTTGCGGAGGCGGCCCGATATCTGGCGGATGGCAGCTGTCCGATCGGCGCCAATACCTGGAGCGCCGCCTACTGGTCCGCACAAACCGCGCTGGGTGCCGCCGACGCCCTGATCGCCGGAGAGCGGATTTCCTATGCGGTATGCCGTCCACCGGGGCATCATGCCCGCAAGGACGCTGCCGGCGGCTTCTGTTACCTGAACAATGCTGCCATTGCCGCTGAACATATGAAGAGCCGCTTCCCGCGGCTGGTGATACTCGATACCGACATGCACCATGGCCAGGGCATTCAGGAAATCTTCTACGATCGCAGCGATGTTCTCTATATCTCGATACATGGTGACCCAACCAATTTCTATCCGGTGGTCAGCGGGTTCGAGAACGAGTGTGGGGAAGGCGAGGGGTACGGCTACAACATTAATATGCCGATGCCCCATGGTTCCTCGGAAGAGGATTTCTTCCGGAAACTGGACGAGGCTCTGACGGCCATTCGCCTGTTCCAGCCGGATGCACTGGTACTAACCCTGGGCTTTGATATTTACAAGGACGACCCCCAGGCCAAGGTGTCCGTTTCATCCGAAGGTTTTTCCCGCATCGGCACCCATATCCGCCAGACCGGCCTACCGACCCTGGTGGTGCAGGAAGGCGGTTATGACCTTGAGACCCTGAGCACCAATGTGCAGCAGTTTTTCAAGGGTATTGAAGGTTAA
- the thiI gene encoding tRNA uracil 4-sulfurtransferase ThiI: MRLLIRPAAEVAIKSKPVRRQQMRHLRQNIRKVLSRQDSDIQVDGSWDRVTVEVPDGRGLSSVVIDELMRIPGISTIQEIAVFPFVSMDDVADKAIEAFAERIKDKTFAVRVRRHGKHDFRSIDLERHVGGSLMQASSPLGVNLKSPQVEVRIEIQDNHYHIAHRKHRGLGGYPLGSVETVMTLVSGGFDSSVAAYLMMRRGLRSHFLFFNLGGTAHEVGVRQVTHYIWERYGSSHGAKFISVPFDGVIGEIMRSVNHRHWGVVLKRQMLKAASAIARESNAVGLVTGDAVAQVSSQTLTNLNVVDRASDEVVLRPLISMDKETIIRIAKEIGTEPYARTMPEYCGVISQKPATRAKLHRVEEDEAEMDATVLQQAIDSREETPVARLLETTTTPEEVELVHTPDVNDVIIDVRHPSEEEQSPLLMTNNEVLQIPFYELNQKIESLPQEKQYLLYCDRGTMSRMHAGHLKAEGHTNIKVYAPAS, encoded by the coding sequence ATGAGACTCCTGATTCGTCCTGCGGCGGAAGTCGCTATTAAAAGCAAACCTGTACGTCGCCAGCAAATGCGGCACCTGCGCCAGAACATCCGCAAGGTGCTGTCGCGCCAGGACAGTGACATCCAGGTGGATGGCAGCTGGGATCGCGTGACGGTAGAGGTTCCTGATGGCCGGGGGCTGTCCAGTGTGGTTATTGACGAATTAATGCGCATCCCGGGTATCTCCACGATTCAGGAAATTGCTGTTTTCCCATTTGTCAGTATGGACGATGTGGCGGACAAAGCGATAGAAGCGTTTGCCGAACGAATCAAAGACAAGACCTTTGCGGTCCGGGTTCGTCGTCACGGAAAGCACGATTTCCGCTCCATCGATCTTGAGCGCCATGTAGGCGGCTCGCTGATGCAGGCCTCCAGTCCATTGGGCGTGAACCTGAAGTCTCCCCAGGTCGAGGTCCGCATCGAGATTCAGGACAACCATTACCATATTGCTCATCGCAAGCACCGGGGCCTGGGTGGTTATCCGCTGGGCAGTGTGGAAACCGTGATGACGCTGGTTTCCGGTGGCTTTGACTCGTCCGTGGCTGCCTACCTGATGATGCGTCGGGGGCTTCGCAGCCACTTCCTGTTCTTCAACCTGGGCGGCACGGCCCACGAGGTGGGAGTTCGCCAGGTCACCCACTACATCTGGGAACGCTACGGTTCGTCCCACGGTGCCAAGTTCATTTCCGTGCCCTTCGATGGGGTTATCGGAGAAATCATGCGGTCGGTCAATCACCGGCACTGGGGAGTGGTGCTGAAGCGCCAGATGCTGAAGGCGGCCTCCGCCATTGCCCGTGAGAGCAATGCCGTGGGCCTGGTGACCGGCGATGCGGTTGCCCAGGTCTCGAGCCAGACCCTGACCAACCTCAACGTGGTCGATCGCGCCAGTGACGAGGTTGTGCTCCGGCCCCTGATCTCCATGGACAAGGAAACCATTATCCGGATCGCGAAGGAAATCGGCACCGAGCCCTACGCTCGCACCATGCCGGAGTACTGTGGCGTGATTTCCCAGAAGCCTGCCACCCGCGCCAAACTGCACCGGGTGGAGGAAGACGAGGCTGAAATGGATGCGACGGTGTTGCAGCAGGCAATCGACAGCCGTGAAGAAACGCCGGTTGCCCGCCTGCTGGAAACCACCACCACGCCGGAAGAGGTGGAACTGGTGCATACCCCGGACGTCAACGATGTCATCATCGATGTGCGCCATCCATCCGAAGAAGAGCAGTCACCGCTGTTGATGACCAACAACGAAGTACTGCAGATTCCTTTCTATGAGTTGAATCAGAAGATCGAGTCGTTGCCCCAGGAAAAACAGTACCTGCTGTACTGTGATCGTGGCACCATGAGCCGCATGCACGCCGGCCACCTGAAGGCCGAGGGGCATACCAACATCAAGGTGTATGCCCCGGCGTCCTGA
- the ppnN gene encoding nucleotide 5'-monophosphate nucleosidase PpnN, with product MIETTINALVSPEGSLEILSNHEVNRLKDKSEGGLYRLFRQCALAVLNTGVETDDCKSLMEAHADFDVRLVPQPRGLKLELVNAPAHAFVDGAMLRAIREHLFSVLRDIIYSYSIPESASGFRRDDPQDITNLIFHILRNARVLQAGRQPDLVVCWGGHSINQQEYQYSKEVGHQLGLRALSICTGCGPGAMKGPMKGATIGHAKQRVKNGRYIGLTEPGIIGAEAPNPIVNELVIMPDIEKRLEAFVRTGHGVIVFPGGVGTAEEILYLLGILLHPDNADLPFPVVFTGQRENAEYFEMIDKFIRNALGDEASSKYEIIIDDPVRVAQTMKKGMKEVETFRRAMQDAYYFNWMLKIDPVFQLPFNPNHDNMLALELHRNQPVHMIAANLRKAFSGIVAGNVKESGIRQVQEKGPFEIAGDPSLIQPLEAMLEQFVAQNRMKLPGTTAYKPSYRIVSRAA from the coding sequence ATGATAGAAACGACCATCAATGCCCTGGTGTCTCCCGAGGGCAGTCTTGAGATTCTTTCCAACCACGAAGTCAACCGACTGAAAGACAAGAGTGAGGGTGGTCTTTACCGACTGTTCCGCCAGTGTGCCCTGGCGGTGCTGAACACCGGCGTTGAAACCGACGACTGTAAGTCACTGATGGAAGCACACGCCGATTTCGACGTCCGGCTGGTCCCTCAACCCCGCGGCCTGAAGCTCGAACTGGTGAATGCACCGGCTCACGCTTTTGTCGACGGGGCCATGTTACGGGCCATTCGCGAGCATTTGTTCTCGGTGTTGCGGGATATCATCTATTCCTACTCAATTCCTGAGTCGGCCTCCGGCTTTCGCAGGGATGACCCGCAGGACATCACCAATCTGATCTTTCACATCCTGCGCAATGCGCGGGTGCTGCAGGCGGGGCGCCAACCGGACCTGGTGGTGTGCTGGGGTGGCCATTCCATTAACCAGCAGGAATATCAATACAGCAAGGAAGTGGGGCATCAGTTGGGTTTGCGGGCATTGAGCATCTGTACCGGGTGCGGCCCGGGCGCCATGAAAGGTCCGATGAAGGGAGCCACCATCGGCCACGCCAAGCAGCGGGTGAAGAACGGCCGCTATATCGGCCTGACCGAACCGGGCATTATCGGCGCCGAGGCTCCCAACCCCATTGTTAATGAACTGGTGATCATGCCGGACATCGAAAAGCGTCTGGAAGCGTTTGTCCGTACGGGCCATGGCGTCATTGTCTTCCCAGGCGGCGTTGGCACCGCCGAGGAAATTCTCTACCTGCTGGGCATTCTATTGCACCCGGACAATGCCGACCTGCCCTTCCCGGTGGTTTTTACCGGGCAGCGGGAAAACGCCGAATACTTCGAGATGATCGATAAATTCATCCGCAATGCCCTGGGAGATGAAGCGTCAAGCAAGTACGAGATCATTATCGATGACCCGGTGAGGGTCGCACAGACCATGAAAAAAGGCATGAAGGAAGTGGAAACCTTCCGGCGGGCGATGCAGGATGCCTATTACTTCAACTGGATGCTAAAGATTGATCCGGTGTTCCAGTTACCGTTCAACCCCAATCACGACAACATGCTGGCACTGGAGCTGCATAGAAACCAGCCGGTTCACATGATCGCCGCCAACCTGCGCAAGGCTTTCAGCGGCATTGTTGCGGGTAATGTAAAAGAGAGCGGTATCCGGCAGGTGCAGGAGAAAGGGCCGTTTGAAATTGCCGGCGATCCCAGCCTGATCCAGCCACTGGAAGCGATGCTTGAGCAGTTTGTCGCACAGAACCGGATGAAGCTGCCCGGCACGACCGCCTACAAGCCCAGCTACCGCATTGTCAGTCGGGCGGCCTGA
- a CDS encoding c-type cytochrome, with the protein MRLKHYTIAGLFALGSVIPVGGLAADAEAGKAKAAVCAACHGKNGIASIPGYPNLAGQNEVYLQNALKAYKNKQRAGGQAVVMQGQAAALSDEDIANLAAYYSSLPADGGE; encoded by the coding sequence ATGCGTTTGAAACACTATACCATTGCCGGTCTGTTTGCACTCGGCAGCGTCATTCCTGTTGGGGGCTTGGCCGCCGACGCCGAAGCGGGTAAAGCCAAGGCTGCGGTATGTGCCGCCTGCCACGGCAAGAACGGCATAGCCTCGATTCCCGGCTATCCGAACCTGGCGGGGCAGAATGAAGTCTACCTGCAGAATGCCCTGAAGGCTTACAAGAACAAGCAGCGTGCCGGCGGCCAGGCGGTGGTCATGCAAGGCCAGGCTGCGGCCCTGAGTGACGAGGATATTGCCAATCTTGCCGCGTACTATTCCAGCCTGCCAGCGGATGGTGGTGAGTAA
- a CDS encoding enoyl-CoA hydratase/isomerase family protein encodes MPIQVQELDCLEGRIGQITLDSPATLNALSRDMIDDMQAALDRWASDDHIALVILQGAGDRAFCAGGNIRDLHGALTRGGDPATATEFFQREYHLDYTIHRFPKPVVGIGHGVVMGGGLGLLAACRYRLITPDVTMAMPEVAIGLFPDVGASWFLNRLPGRLGLFMGLTGCRLNASDVIRVGLADMAILPEERTSLTERLQNERWTGEAAADDNRLFRLLNQLNAVDYRSLGASELANHEQTIARLGAGDDLAAIVDRLISADINSNWWESAVHNLRTGCPVSMWLVWQQLKRAQQMSLKDVFRMELAMATECTRRPDLPEGIRARMVDKDNNPKWSFSSLQEIPEEVIDAHFHPAWDDVTDPMQLD; translated from the coding sequence ATGCCCATTCAGGTGCAAGAACTGGACTGCCTCGAAGGCCGCATTGGCCAGATCACCCTGGACTCCCCCGCAACCCTGAATGCCCTCTCCAGAGATATGATCGACGACATGCAGGCAGCCCTTGACCGCTGGGCAAGTGATGATCACATCGCTCTCGTGATTCTTCAGGGTGCGGGCGATCGGGCATTCTGTGCCGGCGGCAACATTCGTGACCTCCATGGCGCCCTCACCAGGGGCGGTGATCCCGCCACCGCAACAGAATTCTTTCAACGCGAATACCACCTCGACTACACAATCCATCGCTTCCCGAAACCGGTGGTCGGCATTGGACATGGTGTAGTCATGGGCGGAGGCCTGGGGCTGCTGGCTGCTTGTCGTTACCGTCTGATAACCCCGGACGTCACCATGGCCATGCCGGAAGTGGCTATCGGCCTTTTTCCCGATGTGGGCGCAAGCTGGTTCCTCAATCGCCTCCCGGGGCGCCTGGGGTTGTTTATGGGACTGACCGGATGCCGGCTGAATGCCTCCGACGTGATCCGTGTGGGGCTGGCGGACATGGCCATCCTGCCGGAGGAACGCACATCCCTGACAGAACGCTTGCAGAACGAACGCTGGACCGGCGAAGCCGCCGCTGACGACAACCGGCTGTTTCGCTTGCTCAACCAGCTGAATGCCGTGGATTACAGGTCCCTCGGAGCCAGTGAACTGGCGAATCACGAACAGACAATCGCCAGACTGGGTGCCGGTGATGACCTGGCCGCCATTGTCGACCGCCTGATTTCCGCGGACATCAACAGCAACTGGTGGGAAAGCGCCGTCCACAACCTGAGAACCGGGTGCCCGGTGTCCATGTGGCTGGTGTGGCAACAGCTCAAACGCGCACAACAGATGTCGCTCAAGGACGTCTTCCGGATGGAACTGGCCATGGCCACCGAATGTACCCGTCGCCCAGACCTGCCGGAAGGCATACGGGCCCGGATGGTGGACAAGGACAACAACCCCAAGTGGTCATTCAGCAGCCTTCAGGAGATACCGGAGGAGGTCATTGATGCCCACTTTCATCCGGCGTGGGATGACGTCACTGATCCGATGCAACTGGACTGA
- a CDS encoding ankyrin repeat domain-containing protein: MAKEAGAVYPVFVLSLAFSLFVAGCASDPGMGIRPELKAALAPDDGGETPLMVAAQSGNRRLVELVLAAGAPVNASDSDGSTAVIRAARNGHLSVVRVLLAAGANVNVSQGGRSLLMHVVDSGDMLTAEMLLAAGADVNYRSRDGMTALELARGNGNRDLEMLLIQAGARH, encoded by the coding sequence ATGGCCAAGGAAGCTGGCGCCGTTTATCCCGTATTTGTTTTATCCCTTGCATTCAGTCTGTTTGTTGCCGGCTGTGCCTCCGATCCCGGGATGGGCATCCGTCCGGAGCTCAAGGCCGCGCTGGCGCCGGACGACGGCGGTGAGACACCGTTGATGGTTGCTGCACAGAGCGGCAATCGACGGTTGGTCGAGTTAGTCCTGGCCGCCGGAGCACCGGTGAATGCCAGCGATTCGGACGGCTCCACGGCCGTGATCCGGGCTGCCAGGAATGGTCATTTGTCAGTGGTGAGGGTGTTGCTGGCGGCTGGTGCCAATGTCAACGTCAGCCAGGGCGGTCGCTCTTTGTTGATGCACGTTGTTGACAGCGGCGACATGCTCACGGCAGAAATGCTACTGGCCGCAGGAGCCGATGTGAACTACCGATCGAGGGATGGCATGACTGCCCTGGAGCTGGCACGGGGCAACGGTAACCGCGACCTGGAGATGTTGTTGATCCAGGCAGGCGCCCGGCACTAG
- a CDS encoding tRNA(Met) cytidine acetyltransferase TmcA has protein sequence MGPATAKPAPDIDAWRRLQQQLAARGERRLVFLEGDRACAIDWLRQLLPALSWQGGIWTGRPEVVPDDRLLPVPPRKARQWLGRELDVVVWDGWQGNSPDSLAALAGTLKAGGLLIWLMPPLDQWSTFDDPDYIRTGLDGADHHPFAARLSAVIAASPAVIRFNPAEDAAPALPQLDGLRQPFEVGQTRDQQQAIGAIIHTGQGRRRRPLVLTADRGRGKSAALGIAAVRLLQQGRRHVVVTAPGIETVATLFHHARLTAGEGGYEEGLAGELVLPDGARLSYLSPDQLLAQAPEAELILVDEAAALPAERLARILTGWPRVVFASTVHGYEGSGRGFAIRFRQVLDTRTPQWRGATLKAPIRWSATDPLEPLISRMFLLHADAPDQVPGDGETRIEPWVPARASEQELAEAFGLLVNAHYRTTPADLRQWLDDPQAVSWRLTVGGRLAGVLWARQEGGLSPELADRVMRGQRRVRGHLLAQSLANHSGFPEAACCQWLRVVRIAVSEQCRLRGLGTQLVETACAHAKSQGYDGLGTSFGGSADLIRFWQSAGLALIRPGMTREASTGEYPIQMLRSTSARGDDLLPRIRRRLAEHWLTLVPLYWRDMEPELVYLLTAELATGQTLNDEDRRDLESFAGGYRGFELMVPVLRKVSLGRSLSRILASSDDADLWCRRVIQGWSWPELQHAGLCRGQKDGEHRLRQLTGELLQHSRNL, from the coding sequence ATGGGACCCGCCACCGCCAAGCCGGCACCGGACATCGACGCCTGGCGCAGACTGCAGCAACAACTGGCCGCCAGGGGTGAGCGCCGCCTTGTGTTTCTGGAGGGTGACCGGGCCTGCGCCATCGACTGGCTCCGGCAGCTGTTGCCGGCCTTGTCATGGCAGGGCGGCATCTGGACGGGGAGGCCGGAGGTTGTGCCGGATGATCGTCTGCTTCCGGTGCCGCCGCGAAAGGCCCGCCAGTGGTTGGGGCGAGAGCTTGATGTGGTGGTCTGGGACGGCTGGCAGGGGAATTCTCCCGACAGCCTGGCGGCGCTGGCGGGCACTCTCAAAGCGGGCGGCTTGCTGATCTGGCTGATGCCGCCGCTGGATCAGTGGTCCACTTTCGACGACCCCGACTATATCCGCACCGGCCTCGACGGGGCCGATCATCACCCGTTTGCCGCCAGGCTGTCCGCGGTTATCGCGGCATCGCCGGCGGTTATCCGGTTCAACCCGGCGGAGGACGCCGCCCCGGCCCTGCCGCAATTGGATGGTCTGCGGCAACCGTTCGAGGTTGGTCAGACCCGCGATCAGCAACAGGCTATCGGCGCGATCATACATACTGGTCAGGGCCGTCGCCGTCGGCCGCTGGTACTCACCGCCGACCGTGGCCGTGGCAAGTCGGCGGCGTTGGGTATAGCGGCGGTCAGGCTGCTCCAGCAGGGCCGGAGGCATGTGGTGGTCACCGCGCCCGGCATCGAAACCGTCGCGACCCTGTTCCATCATGCCAGGTTGACGGCCGGGGAGGGTGGTTATGAAGAAGGTCTGGCCGGAGAACTGGTGTTGCCAGACGGTGCCCGTTTGAGCTACCTGTCGCCGGATCAACTGCTGGCTCAGGCCCCGGAAGCGGAGCTGATTCTGGTGGACGAAGCGGCGGCCCTGCCGGCCGAGCGTCTGGCGCGGATTCTCACCGGCTGGCCGCGGGTAGTGTTCGCCTCCACCGTTCATGGTTACGAAGGGTCGGGGCGTGGTTTTGCCATCCGCTTTCGTCAGGTGCTTGATACCCGTACCCCCCAGTGGCGCGGCGCGACCCTGAAGGCGCCCATTCGCTGGTCCGCCACAGATCCTCTGGAGCCGCTGATTTCACGGATGTTTCTTCTGCACGCCGACGCGCCCGATCAGGTACCCGGTGATGGCGAGACAAGAATAGAGCCCTGGGTCCCGGCCCGGGCCAGCGAACAGGAGCTGGCGGAAGCCTTTGGCCTGCTGGTGAACGCACACTACCGCACCACGCCCGCGGACCTGCGCCAATGGCTGGATGACCCCCAGGCAGTCAGCTGGCGACTGACGGTCGGAGGGCGGCTGGCGGGTGTGCTCTGGGCCAGGCAGGAAGGGGGCCTGAGTCCGGAGCTGGCGGATCGGGTGATGCGCGGACAGCGTCGCGTGCGCGGCCACTTGTTGGCCCAGTCTCTCGCCAATCACAGCGGTTTTCCGGAAGCGGCCTGCTGCCAATGGCTGAGGGTGGTCAGGATCGCTGTGAGTGAGCAATGCCGGTTACGTGGGCTGGGAACCCAACTGGTGGAGACTGCGTGCGCCCATGCCAAGAGCCAGGGTTATGACGGTCTGGGCACCAGCTTCGGCGGCAGCGCAGACCTGATCCGATTCTGGCAGAGCGCCGGACTGGCGCTGATCCGCCCGGGCATGACCCGGGAGGCGAGTACCGGGGAATACCCGATCCAGATGCTCCGCAGCACGTCCGCACGTGGCGATGACCTGCTGCCAAGGATTCGCCGGCGCCTGGCCGAACACTGGCTGACCCTGGTTCCGCTCTACTGGCGCGATATGGAACCGGAACTGGTATACCTGCTGACAGCCGAGCTGGCCACCGGACAGACACTGAATGACGAAGACCGCCGTGACCTGGAGAGCTTTGCCGGAGGCTATCGCGGTTTTGAGCTGATGGTGCCGGTATTACGGAAGGTAAGCCTGGGGCGGAGCCTGTCCCGAATCCTGGCGTCCAGTGATGATGCGGATTTGTGGTGTCGTCGGGTGATTCAGGGCTGGTCCTGGCCTGAGCTCCAGCATGCCGGTTTGTGCCGTGGGCAGAAGGACGGTGAACATCGATTACGTCAATTGACCGGCGAACTCCTGCAACACTCACGGAACTTGTGA
- a CDS encoding DUF2237 family protein has protein sequence MQMAEAVNVLGEQLEACGQDPVTGFYRDGCCNTGPDDFGSHTVCVVVTDDFLAFSRARGNDLSTPRPEFGFPGLKSGDNWCLCAARWQEAFEAGCAPRVRLRATHRAALEICALTDLKSHGTDLS, from the coding sequence ATGCAGATGGCTGAAGCAGTAAATGTACTTGGCGAGCAGCTTGAAGCCTGTGGCCAGGATCCAGTGACCGGCTTCTACCGGGATGGCTGTTGCAACACCGGTCCGGACGACTTTGGCTCCCATACCGTTTGCGTTGTCGTCACCGACGACTTCCTGGCATTCTCCAGGGCCCGTGGCAATGACCTCAGCACCCCCAGGCCGGAATTCGGGTTTCCCGGCCTCAAGTCAGGGGACAACTGGTGCCTGTGCGCCGCGCGCTGGCAGGAAGCGTTCGAAGCCGGCTGTGCACCGAGAGTCAGGCTGCGCGCGACCCACCGGGCTGCCCTGGAAATCTGTGCGCTCACCGACCTCAAGTCCCATGGAACCGACCTCAGCTAA
- a CDS encoding ATP-dependent helicase, protein MSDRYPHYQSPATIAPMQTQPHTADTTELPDYLTDEQRAIITAGYEHSVITAVAGSGKTSTLAWRIRYLLQQGHAPERMLVLMFNRSARTDFERKLQAVCSQSGLATPEVRTYHAMGLRLYKRFVREGYLPGFSDKILSEQEINYQAWQLTRRLAPEDLADDIRRNKKDFVETATSFIDLVKTTLSPVEVVFEELGYSDKHRYLIDLFHAFEQWRKSQSRISYADMLYEPVMAIHQNQPLQRLVGNKMDLILVDEYQDTNEIQHLLLRYVAGERARVTVVGDPDQTIYEFRGAKPEFILKRFSDEFESPLEQTLSYSFRYGHQVALLANHLICNNTGRKDVLCHAHPSTPDTTISLHESGSDSDTVLDILQRQSPEQRVDTAILFRVWSQSVPIELKLLARQIPYRIDAGKGALFSREIQAVGALLTVIAGKLDNLPPDDRLSIARQLLRFPHIGLKEPELEQLASFLSGFGTGWHERLLAMDFDALAPMAARKLRKLGEVLARLQGYRGPVSNAIAVYAEHTDLYEGIRSLALTHEAADERIDTIHGFRDYLKGLDVDASGALQHLKALKKQASEAASHGVLLSTIHRTKGLEWPIVILPGLQEKYLPYSPRAEDDPRAFMESERRLLYVAMTRTRNHLHLITRPASTQPHLDGDLGPSRFISELCFPLSAEFGAWLDQRSAGNSTAFRANSPLTSIANRYADREAVTLEGTQQAPKASSAPLWARNRLSHTIFGEGVVIAEDDSAFEVRFDSGETLNFSKKSAHLYFTVVA, encoded by the coding sequence ATGTCGGACCGGTATCCGCACTACCAGTCGCCCGCTACAATAGCGCCCATGCAGACCCAACCCCACACAGCTGATACCACCGAACTGCCGGATTATCTCACCGATGAGCAGCGGGCGATCATCACCGCCGGCTACGAGCATTCGGTAATTACCGCCGTGGCCGGCAGCGGCAAGACATCGACACTGGCCTGGCGCATCCGCTATCTCCTGCAGCAGGGCCATGCCCCCGAGCGCATGCTGGTACTGATGTTCAATCGCAGCGCCCGAACAGACTTTGAGCGTAAGCTGCAGGCGGTGTGCAGTCAAAGTGGGCTGGCAACGCCGGAAGTCCGCACCTATCACGCCATGGGCCTGCGCCTGTACAAACGCTTCGTGCGGGAGGGCTATCTGCCGGGCTTCTCCGACAAGATCCTGAGCGAGCAGGAAATCAACTATCAGGCCTGGCAACTGACCCGTCGACTGGCACCGGAAGACCTGGCCGATGACATCCGCCGCAACAAGAAAGACTTCGTGGAAACCGCCACCAGCTTCATTGATCTGGTGAAAACCACACTGTCCCCAGTCGAAGTGGTGTTTGAGGAGCTCGGCTATTCCGACAAACACCGTTACCTGATCGACCTGTTCCACGCCTTCGAACAGTGGCGCAAAAGCCAGAGCCGCATCAGCTACGCCGACATGCTGTATGAGCCGGTGATGGCAATTCACCAGAACCAGCCGTTGCAGCGCCTGGTGGGTAACAAGATGGACCTGATCCTGGTGGACGAGTACCAGGACACCAACGAGATCCAGCACCTGTTGTTGCGCTACGTCGCCGGGGAACGGGCGCGGGTGACGGTGGTGGGTGATCCCGACCAGACCATTTACGAATTTCGCGGCGCCAAACCGGAGTTCATTCTCAAACGGTTCAGCGACGAATTCGAAAGCCCGCTGGAACAGACGCTGAGCTACAGCTTCCGCTACGGCCACCAGGTCGCCCTGCTGGCCAACCACCTGATCTGCAACAACACCGGTCGCAAAGACGTGCTTTGTCACGCCCACCCTTCAACGCCAGACACCACGATCTCCCTGCACGAATCCGGCAGTGACAGCGACACCGTACTGGACATCCTGCAGCGACAGTCCCCTGAACAGCGGGTGGATACGGCCATTCTGTTCCGGGTCTGGAGCCAGAGCGTGCCCATTGAACTGAAATTGCTGGCCAGGCAAATTCCCTACCGTATCGACGCTGGCAAAGGCGCTTTGTTCAGCCGTGAAATTCAGGCGGTCGGGGCACTGCTGACGGTCATCGCCGGAAAACTGGATAACCTGCCACCGGACGACCGTCTGAGCATTGCGCGACAACTCCTGCGCTTTCCCCACATTGGTCTGAAGGAACCGGAGCTGGAGCAACTCGCCAGTTTCCTGTCCGGTTTCGGCACCGGTTGGCATGAACGGCTGCTGGCAATGGACTTCGACGCGCTGGCCCCCATGGCGGCGCGGAAACTGCGCAAACTGGGCGAAGTGCTGGCCCGTCTGCAGGGCTATCGGGGCCCCGTGTCCAATGCGATTGCGGTCTACGCTGAACACACGGATCTGTACGAGGGTATCCGCAGCCTCGCATTGACCCACGAAGCCGCGGATGAGCGAATCGACACCATCCACGGCTTCCGTGACTACCTGAAAGGTCTCGACGTGGACGCCAGCGGTGCCCTGCAACACCTCAAGGCCCTGAAAAAACAGGCCAGCGAGGCCGCCAGCCACGGCGTACTGCTATCCACCATCCATCGCACCAAGGGGCTGGAATGGCCCATCGTCATCCTCCCCGGGCTGCAGGAAAAGTACCTGCCCTACAGCCCCCGGGCCGAGGATGATCCCCGTGCCTTTATGGAGAGTGAGCGCCGGCTGTTGTATGTGGCCATGACCCGGACACGTAACCACCTGCATCTGATTACCCGCCCCGCCAGTACCCAGCCCCACCTGGATGGCGATCTGGGCCCCAGCCGGTTCATCAGTGAGCTGTGCTTCCCGCTGTCGGCCGAGTTTGGCGCCTGGCTTGATCAACGGTCCGCCGGAAATTCCACAGCCTTCCGGGCGAACTCGCCACTGACGTCAATTGCCAATCGTTATGCGGACCGTGAGGCGGTGACACTCGAAGGTACACAGCAGGCCCCCAAAGCCAGCAGCGCACCACTGTGGGCCCGAAATCGGCTGAGTCACACGATATTCGGAGAAGGGGTGGTTATCGCGGAAGACGACAGCGCGTTCGAAGTGCGCTTCGATTCCGGCGAAACCCTGAACTTCAGCAAGAAAAGCGCGCACCTGTACTTTACCGTCGTGGCCTGA